The Lycium barbarum isolate Lr01 chromosome 9, ASM1917538v2, whole genome shotgun sequence genome has a segment encoding these proteins:
- the LOC132609651 gene encoding probable methyltransferase PMT21 has translation MKHKDGKPYQSDKCSWKVPIALTVVLLCGLSFYLGGIFCSEKERYVTEGISKAIDTPMETATRPVQIKAISFPECAAEYQDYTPCTDPKRWHKYGRHRLTFLERHCPPSFERQECLVPPPDGYKSPIRWPKSRDECWYRNVPYDWINKQKSNQHWLKKEGEKFLFPGGGTMFPNGVSAYVDLMQDLIPQMKDGTIRTAIDTGCGVASWGGDLLDRGILTVSLAPRDNHQAQVQFALERGIPAILGIISTQRLPFPSNSFDMAHCSRCLIPWTEFGGVYLLEIHRILRPGGFWVLSGPPVNYQRRWRGWNTTIEEQKSDYDKLQELLTSMCFKLFNKKNDIAVWQKLSDNNCYKKLDNPDNYPSKCDDGTEPDSAWYTPLRPCVVVPNPSAKRLKLDALPKWPERLHVAPERVSDVRGGSAGAFKHDDDKWKARAKHYKKLLPAIGTDKIRNVMDMNTLYGGFAAAVVDDPLWVMNVVSSYAPNTLPVVYDRGLIGTIHDWCEAFSTYPRTYDLLHLDGLFSAESHRCEMKYVLLEMDRILRPNGYAIIRESSYFVDAIATMAKGTRWSCRKEATEYGVEKEKILICQKKLWYSKQNS, from the exons ATGAAGCACAAAGATGGAAAACCGTATCAATCGGATAAATGTTCATGGAAAGTCCCCATTGCATTGACAGTTGTGCTGCTGTGTGGACTTTCTTTTTACCTTGGAGGAATTTTTTGCTCTGAAAAGGAGAGATATGTAACTGAGGGCATTAGCAAGGCAATTGACACTCCCATGGAAACTGCTACTCGGCCCGTCCAGATCAAAGCCATTTCATTTCCTGAATGTGCTGCTGAATATCAGGATTATACTCCATGCACAGATCCAAAG AGATGGCACAAGTATGGGCGCCATCGTCTTACTTTCTTGGAACGCCATTGCCCTCCTAGTTTTGAGAGGCAGGAATGCTTGGTACCCCCACCAGATGGCTATAAATCACCTATTAGATGGCCAAAGAGCAGAGATGAATGTTGGTACAG GAATGTTCCATATGATTGGATTAACAAACAAAAGTCCAATCAACATTGGCTTAAGAAAGAAGGGGAGAAGTTCCTCTTTCCTGGTGGCGGTACGATGTTTCCCAATGGGGTTAGTGCTTATGTTGATTTGATGCAAGATTTGATTCCGCAAATGAAAGATGGGACAATCCGAACTGCCATTGATACTGGATGTGGG GTGGCGAGCTGGGGGGGTGATTTACTAGATCGTGGAATTCTGACAGTCTCTCTTGCTCCAAGGGACAATCACCAGGCTCAGGTTCAGTTTGCTCTGGAACGTGGAATTCCTGCAATTCTGGGCATCATTTCTACTCAGCGTCTTCCTTTCCCTTCGAATTCGTTTGATATGGCTCACTGCTCAAGATGCCTAATTCCATGGACTGAATTCG GTGGAGTTTACCTTCTTGAGATACATCGTATACTCCGCCCTGGAGGTTTTTGGGTCCTCTCTGGCCCTCCGGTGAACTATCAACGTCGTTGGAGAGGATGGAATACCACCATCGAGGAGCAAAAATCAGATTACGACAAGTTGCAAGAGTTACTAACTTCAATGTGCTTCAAGTTATTCAACAAGAAGAACGACATTGCCGTGTGGCAGAAGTTGTCCGACAATAACTGCTACAAAAAGCTTGATAATCCCGACAACTATCCCTCAAAATGTGATGATGGGACCGAACCCGATTCAGCGTGGTACACTCCTCTTCGGCCTTGTGTCGTTGTGCCAAATCCATCTGCTAAAAGACTCAAGTTGGACGCCCTCCCCAAGTGGCCGGAAAGGTTGCACGTTGCTCCTGAACGTGTTTCTGATGTTCGTGGAGGTAGTGCTGGTGCCTTCAAGCATGATGATGATAAATGGAAGGCCCGGGCGAAGCACTACAAGAAGTTGCTCCCGGCAATTGGGACCGACAAGATTAGAAATGTGATGGATATGAACACTTTGTATGGAGGTTTCGCTGCTGCTGTGGTTGATGATCCGTTGTGGGTCATGAATGTGGTTTCGTCTTACGCTCCAAATACACTTCCCGTGGTCTACGACAGGGGTCTAATCGGAACAATTCATGACTG GTGTGAGGCTTTCTCAACATATCCTCGGACGTATGATCTCCTGCATCTTGATGGCCTCTTCTCGGCGGAAAGTCACAG ATGTGAAATGAAGTATGTTCTGCTGGAAATGGATCGTATTTTGCGACCCAACGGATATGCGATAATCCGAGAATCCAGCTATTTCGTAGACGCTATTGCTACTATGGCTAAGGGAACGAGATGGAGTTGTCGTAAGGAAGCAACGGAATATGGCGTAGAGAAGGAGAAGATCTTGATTTGCCAGAAGAAGCTATGGTATTCAAAGCAGAATTCATGA